In Methanonatronarchaeum sp. AMET-Sl, one genomic interval encodes:
- a CDS encoding cytochrome b/b6 domain-containing protein yields MTDYLTRFSPKQVYVHLLYAISVLVLYITGLPLFFPDQLGWIPTIMGGFEVTMVVHRVAAVVMAFTVLYFLIYVAIATVIYDKGILKRVIPKPNDIKEMMQDVKYAFGLSNKKPQLPKYGYLEKTEVWIIGVEAVIFLITGLVLWFPTIFLEFMSLQTVLAFRYIHGAFAVLSLAGFLFHFMNVHMHPEKYPIEMSIFSGEMDKQEAEKEHPKWVEGGQ; encoded by the coding sequence ATGACAGACTACCTAACTAGATTCTCACCAAAACAAGTATACGTACACTTACTATACGCAATATCCGTCCTCGTACTCTACATAACAGGACTACCACTATTCTTCCCAGACCAACTTGGCTGGATACCCACAATAATGGGCGGCTTCGAAGTAACAATGGTAGTTCACAGAGTCGCGGCAGTAGTAATGGCATTCACAGTCCTATACTTCCTGATATACGTCGCAATAGCAACAGTCATCTACGACAAAGGCATCCTAAAAAGAGTAATCCCAAAACCAAACGACATCAAAGAAATGATGCAAGACGTAAAATACGCATTCGGACTATCCAATAAAAAACCACAACTACCTAAATACGGATACCTAGAAAAAACAGAAGTATGGATAATAGGAGTTGAAGCCGTAATATTCCTAATAACCGGATTAGTACTCTGGTTCCCAACAATATTCCTAGAATTCATGTCACTACAAACAGTACTCGCATTCAGATACATACACGGAGCATTCGCCGTACTAAGTCTAGCCGGATTCCTATTCCACTTCATGAACGTCCACATGCATCCGGAAAAATACCCAATCGAGATGTCAATATTCTCAGGAGAAATGGACAAACAAGAAGCAGAGAAAGAACACCCAAAATGGGTAGAAGGAGGACAATAA
- a CDS encoding AsnC family transcriptional regulator, with protein MDKLDKKLLEKLQHNFPVTKKPFHKIAKDLNTEPQEVIKRVQKLKQKGYIRRISPIIDSRKIGLTGTLVAMKVPENQIEETAKTINQYIEVSHNYQRNHQYNLWFTLSTTSRQKIDEIIKEIKQKTGIKEIIELPSIKMYKIGVSFSFTDK; from the coding sequence ATGGATAAACTAGATAAAAAATTACTTGAAAAACTCCAACACAATTTCCCAGTCACAAAAAAACCATTCCACAAAATAGCTAAAGACCTCAATACAGAGCCCCAAGAAGTCATAAAAAGAGTCCAGAAACTAAAACAAAAAGGATATATACGGCGAATCTCCCCAATAATAGATTCACGCAAAATCGGCCTAACAGGCACATTAGTCGCAATGAAAGTCCCAGAAAACCAAATAGAAGAAACAGCCAAAACAATAAACCAATACATAGAAGTCTCACACAACTACCAAAGAAACCATCAATACAACCTATGGTTCACACTCTCAACAACATCAAGACAAAAAATCGACGAAATAATAAAAGAAATAAAACAAAAAACAGGAATAAAAGAGATCATCGAACTACCATCAATAAAAATGTACAAAATAGGCGTATCATTCTCATTCACAGATAAATAA
- a CDS encoding bifunctional precorrin-2 dehydrogenase/sirohydrochlorin ferrochelatase — protein sequence MKPIILSLKNKKIVIFGGGSVGLRKSKYFKEADLIVVSERFHPEFRELDITTEKTKITKPKIDKYIKNAFLVIPATDNEKLNEIITKKARRKNILVNQVDGELGDVIIPSTIQDEYLLAISSYGRSPAFCKYLRKKLENELGPEYGLMVKLQEEMREILKQEIENQGLRREILWEILESEEIWDLLRKNFYQKAVKKSREIIGERNG from the coding sequence ATGAAACCCATAATTCTCTCATTAAAAAACAAAAAAATAGTCATCTTCGGCGGAGGCTCGGTAGGCCTCAGAAAATCCAAATACTTCAAAGAAGCAGATTTAATAGTAGTTAGTGAAAGATTCCATCCAGAATTCAGAGAACTAGATATAACCACAGAAAAAACAAAGATAACGAAACCAAAAATAGATAAATACATAAAAAACGCCTTTCTCGTTATTCCAGCAACAGATAACGAAAAACTCAATGAAATAATAACGAAGAAGGCTAGAAGAAAAAATATTTTAGTAAACCAAGTTGACGGAGAACTTGGAGACGTAATAATCCCATCCACTATACAAGACGAATATCTATTAGCCATATCCAGTTATGGCCGTAGTCCAGCCTTCTGTAAATATCTACGTAAAAAACTTGAAAACGAGTTAGGCCCTGAATATGGGTTGATGGTTAAGCTTCAAGAAGAGATGCGTGAAATATTAAAACAAGAAATTGAAAACCAAGGCCTTAGACGAGAAATATTATGGGAAATACTTGAGTCTGAAGAAATATGGGATTTATTACGAAAGAATTTTTACCAAAAAGCAGTTAAGAAGAGTAGAGAAATTATAGGAGAGAGAAATGGTTAA
- the hemA gene encoding glutamyl-tRNA reductase — protein sequence MVNVLGLLVTHKWADIDQLECIRIGETEEVVRQILSYEGVNECAVLQTCHRVEIYIVPDSLQEGRQILLNYIENQTEIDVDKYVRFYAGKKLLHHMLRLASGLESMVIGEDQILGQLSETYEESRKCDAVQENLSIAFEKSINVGKAVRNKTKINEGCVSVGSAAVDLAEEILNDLTDKKVLIIGAGEMATLVAKSLNEHNLGGVTVANRTYERAERLSKKIDGRPIKYNQYTKHLPHVDIIITATGAPHPIINQEDIEGVNGNELIIIDISNPRDVDKEVGEIPNVNLFDIDDLTIVTEKNREKRLGEAEKAEQICKRELDLLIRKYEEKSIDDLIATLHERADEIRRKEMEKALHKLSIENGDEEIIEDLTRSIKNKILSDPTIALKKAAVERDQELIEKASKLFQIDNEEKK from the coding sequence ATGGTTAATGTACTAGGCCTCCTGGTTACCCATAAATGGGCAGATATAGATCAACTTGAGTGTATTAGAATAGGTGAAACTGAGGAGGTAGTTCGTCAAATACTCTCCTATGAAGGCGTCAATGAATGCGCCGTCCTACAAACCTGCCACCGAGTAGAGATATACATAGTTCCTGACTCACTACAAGAAGGCAGGCAAATACTACTGAATTACATAGAAAACCAGACAGAGATAGATGTTGATAAATATGTCCGTTTCTATGCAGGAAAAAAACTATTACACCACATGCTCCGTCTAGCGTCAGGACTGGAATCAATGGTTATCGGAGAAGACCAGATACTTGGTCAATTAAGCGAAACCTATGAAGAATCAAGGAAATGCGATGCAGTTCAAGAAAACCTCTCAATTGCTTTTGAAAAATCTATTAACGTTGGTAAGGCTGTTAGAAACAAAACCAAAATAAATGAAGGCTGCGTATCCGTTGGTTCTGCCGCAGTCGACCTAGCGGAAGAAATACTCAACGACCTCACAGATAAAAAGGTTTTAATCATCGGTGCAGGTGAGATGGCAACCCTTGTAGCTAAATCACTAAACGAACACAACTTAGGTGGAGTTACAGTTGCTAACAGGACATATGAACGTGCTGAAAGGCTGTCAAAAAAGATTGACGGTAGACCAATAAAATACAACCAATACACAAAACACCTACCCCACGTCGATATAATTATCACCGCAACCGGAGCCCCACACCCAATAATAAATCAAGAAGACATAGAAGGCGTTAATGGAAACGAATTAATCATAATAGACATATCAAACCCACGGGACGTAGACAAAGAAGTCGGTGAAATACCCAACGTCAACCTATTCGACATAGATGACCTGACAATTGTTACAGAAAAAAACAGAGAAAAACGGTTAGGAGAGGCCGAAAAAGCCGAACAAATATGTAAGAGAGAACTAGACCTCCTAATACGTAAATACGAGGAAAAAAGTATAGATGACTTGATAGCTACACTACATGAAAGAGCTGATGAGATACGTAGGAAAGAGATGGAGAAAGCTCTACATAAACTGTCTATAGAAAACGGTGATGAAGAGATAATAGAAGACCTAACACGTTCTATAAAAAACAAAATCCTGTCAGACCCAACAATAGCATTGAAAAAAGCCGCTGTTGAAAGAGACCAAGAACTAATCGAAAAAGCATCTAAATTATTCCAAATTGATAATGAGGAGAAAAAATGA
- a CDS encoding uroporphyrinogen-III synthase, which translates to MKVFAITRPKQSIKKSKKILKQNGYKPKAVPTIQLYPEHNKEYQKLIKNIKNGKTDILILTSQNGVKYFFKGLKNPEKFKQKLKNVIVYSIGPKTQKALKKQGVESKIPRKYSSEGLVNQIKEEVDGMHIEIARSNKGSPALSQGLENAGATVHDVSIYSVGMPQDIEPIKQLIKEINRDKIDIIGFTSQMTVKNYMQVSKQMDKHRITVENMNNMYVAAIGEPTKNILNEYGVRDVISPKDYLFKEMVQEVNKTIEAKE; encoded by the coding sequence ATGAAGGTATTCGCCATAACAAGACCAAAACAATCAATAAAAAAATCTAAAAAAATATTAAAACAAAACGGATACAAACCTAAAGCAGTCCCAACAATCCAGCTTTACCCCGAACATAACAAAGAATATCAAAAACTCATAAAAAACATAAAAAACGGAAAAACAGATATATTAATATTAACAAGCCAGAACGGCGTTAAATATTTCTTCAAAGGCCTAAAAAACCCAGAAAAATTCAAACAAAAACTAAAAAATGTTATAGTCTACTCAATAGGCCCTAAAACACAGAAAGCCCTAAAAAAACAAGGCGTCGAATCGAAAATACCACGTAAATATTCATCAGAAGGCCTCGTAAACCAGATTAAAGAAGAAGTAGATGGCATGCATATCGAGATAGCTCGAAGCAACAAAGGTAGTCCAGCACTATCACAGGGATTGGAGAATGCTGGCGCCACCGTCCACGACGTATCAATATATAGTGTTGGAATGCCACAGGATATAGAGCCAATAAAACAACTAATCAAAGAAATAAATAGAGATAAAATAGATATTATAGGTTTCACAAGCCAGATGACGGTTAAAAACTACATGCAGGTTTCCAAACAAATGGATAAACACAGAATAACTGTAGAAAACATGAATAATATGTATGTAGCGGCGATCGGAGAGCCAACAAAAAACATACTAAATGAATATGGGGTTAGAGACGTAATATCTCCTAAGGACTATTTATTCAAGGAAATGGTTCAAGAAGTAAATAAAACCATCGAGGCAAAAGAATGA
- a CDS encoding radical SAM protein, whose amino-acid sequence MIVFSKLLSDNGTVYEAMRARYKRSKDVDDSLIRFSSDLRPVVMWNITRQCNLDCRHCYLDAKDPHPDELSLNEGKELIDDLAKMEVPMLIFTGGEPLASDKFFDLAYYAQEKGVRTVISTNGTLITSEKARKLKDAGIRYVGVSLDGARKETHDNFRGIEGSFEKALNGIKNAKKTGIRTGVRLTLHQKNWREVPELLDLALKHDIDRFCIYHLVPTGRGQKIIDMDITLKQRKQVLEFLYNKAIELRDRDIEILTTDSPMDGVYILEKMKQEGVDQERINEIKELLQLSGGCSIGAKVANIDHLGNINPCHFAPHKKIGNIRDKKLSEIWNENPNQILCNLRQKEEKLEGKCGECNYKQLCGGCRQKAWHKNGSFFSEDPECLYDPKQKQLKKLTKPKQE is encoded by the coding sequence ATGATCGTATTTTCAAAACTACTCAGTGACAACGGAACCGTATACGAAGCTATGAGAGCTCGATACAAAAGATCTAAAGACGTAGATGACAGTCTAATTAGGTTTTCAAGTGATTTAAGGCCAGTTGTCATGTGGAACATAACCCGGCAATGCAATCTAGACTGCAGACATTGCTACCTCGATGCAAAAGACCCACATCCAGATGAACTCTCTCTCAATGAAGGCAAAGAACTCATCGATGACCTAGCAAAGATGGAGGTCCCGATGTTAATCTTCACAGGAGGAGAGCCACTAGCAAGTGATAAATTCTTCGACCTAGCCTACTACGCACAAGAGAAAGGCGTTAGAACCGTTATATCCACGAACGGAACATTAATAACCAGTGAGAAAGCCCGTAAATTAAAGGACGCAGGAATACGGTATGTAGGAGTAAGTCTCGATGGAGCAAGAAAAGAAACACACGACAACTTCCGAGGAATAGAAGGAAGTTTCGAAAAAGCATTGAATGGAATAAAGAACGCTAAAAAAACAGGAATCAGAACCGGAGTTAGGTTAACACTACACCAAAAAAACTGGAGAGAAGTACCAGAACTACTGGACCTAGCCTTAAAACACGACATAGATCGTTTCTGCATATACCACCTAGTACCAACCGGAAGAGGCCAGAAAATAATTGACATGGACATCACACTAAAACAAAGAAAACAAGTACTAGAATTCCTATACAACAAAGCAATCGAATTGAGAGACAGAGATATAGAGATATTGACAACCGACTCACCAATGGACGGAGTATACATACTAGAAAAAATGAAACAAGAAGGAGTAGACCAAGAACGCATAAACGAAATAAAAGAACTACTCCAACTATCCGGAGGCTGTTCAATAGGAGCAAAAGTAGCAAACATCGACCATCTAGGAAACATAAACCCATGCCACTTTGCACCACACAAAAAAATCGGAAACATACGAGACAAAAAACTCAGCGAGATATGGAACGAAAACCCCAACCAAATACTCTGTAACCTAAGACAAAAAGAAGAAAAACTAGAAGGCAAATGTGGAGAATGCAACTACAAACAGTTATGCGGCGGATGCAGACAAAAAGCATGGCACAAAAACGGAAGCTTCTTCTCAGAAGACCCCGAATGCCTCTACGACCCCAAACAAAAACAACTAAAAAAACTGACCAAACCAAAACAAGAATAA
- a CDS encoding type II secretion system F family protein produces MKLKKVLKIVLNRYKQFLSKHIDHDELSLQLKSARLSITPEKLVTTAFLSTTIILLIGIIGSLFLLTDIYIVVGIITTALLGLITGLFILYYPKLLIDGRKRRININMGSAVTFMYALSKGGMDIEDIFRRLAMHEEAYGEISKEAKLITTEMDFFSKDIQEAIKECIQVTPSQKFKDFLTDMLPVIRAGGDLPNYLENKSKEYLKDSLEEQKTYITFLGYISEAYVAGFVAGPLVIILGVVILGLSFGAFPVELTYSIYLLLPLGGFFFIILLKTVAPEKEKSIREEDYDKFTQKFEGMNQNNLKGEVGFKTSLRDKIDKTGWALRSEPIKTLYFSIPLSLLYLTYVLAINGFYYFVQTIELQAVLIALFLFLPMSIFYELEARRRQKIESQFPDLLRMFSSLNRTGMSLKATIKQISEVPGIIGREVSRVRRGIEWNLSVREALARFAFRMKNKEVLRSIILILEGTRAHSQVSTVLNVATEDINNRRILNQRLRRDIVPYIALVWLSFLIFLFTAAILSTQFLAEMPLAEEMEDVGQIEFGFDKEELEMMETLIFHSALLMGFVSGLVAGQLSKGTMYSGIKHALLMLLIGYIMFTFIF; encoded by the coding sequence ATGAAACTAAAGAAAGTATTAAAGATAGTATTAAATCGTTATAAACAGTTTCTCTCCAAACATATAGATCATGATGAGCTCTCTTTACAACTAAAATCTGCTCGACTATCCATAACTCCAGAAAAACTGGTTACAACCGCATTTCTATCAACAACAATAATCCTTCTAATTGGAATAATAGGTTCTCTATTTTTATTAACCGATATCTATATCGTAGTTGGAATCATAACAACAGCTTTATTAGGCCTGATAACTGGGTTATTTATTTTATATTATCCTAAATTATTGATAGACGGACGTAAACGCCGTATAAACATTAATATGGGTAGTGCGGTCACATTCATGTACGCATTATCCAAAGGCGGTATGGATATAGAAGACATATTCAGGCGTCTAGCTATGCATGAAGAGGCGTATGGTGAGATCAGTAAGGAAGCAAAGTTGATCACTACTGAAATGGATTTTTTCTCGAAAGACATACAAGAAGCAATAAAAGAATGCATTCAGGTAACACCGTCACAAAAATTTAAGGATTTTCTCACAGACATGCTTCCGGTTATTAGGGCTGGAGGCGACCTACCTAACTATCTAGAAAATAAATCAAAGGAATATTTAAAAGACTCTCTTGAAGAACAGAAAACATACATCACTTTCTTAGGATATATTTCAGAGGCATATGTAGCTGGTTTTGTAGCAGGTCCCTTAGTTATTATACTTGGAGTCGTGATATTAGGACTGAGTTTCGGTGCGTTCCCAGTTGAATTAACCTATTCGATATACCTATTACTGCCGTTGGGTGGTTTTTTCTTCATTATTTTATTAAAAACAGTTGCTCCTGAAAAAGAAAAATCGATTAGAGAAGAGGATTACGATAAATTTACACAGAAATTTGAGGGAATGAACCAAAACAATTTAAAAGGTGAAGTTGGATTTAAAACAAGTCTAAGAGATAAAATAGATAAAACCGGCTGGGCTTTACGGTCTGAACCAATTAAAACTCTATACTTCTCAATCCCTCTATCACTATTGTATCTAACATACGTTTTAGCTATAAACGGTTTTTACTATTTTGTTCAAACTATCGAGCTTCAAGCGGTATTAATCGCTTTGTTTTTATTCTTACCTATGTCTATTTTTTATGAATTAGAGGCAAGGCGGCGCCAAAAAATTGAATCTCAATTCCCGGATTTATTAAGAATGTTTAGTAGTCTTAATAGAACGGGTATGTCTCTTAAAGCAACAATTAAACAGATTTCTGAAGTCCCAGGTATTATCGGTCGAGAGGTCAGTCGGGTGCGCCGTGGTATTGAATGGAACCTTAGCGTTAGAGAGGCTTTAGCCAGGTTTGCATTCCGAATGAAAAACAAAGAGGTTTTAAGGTCAATAATCCTTATTTTAGAGGGTACAAGAGCCCACAGTCAAGTTAGTACTGTTTTAAATGTTGCTACTGAAGATATAAACAACCGAAGAATTCTCAATCAAAGGCTAAGGAGAGATATAGTTCCTTATATAGCCTTAGTATGGCTTTCATTTCTAATATTTTTGTTCACAGCCGCAATTTTATCAACCCAATTTCTAGCGGAAATGCCTTTAGCTGAAGAGATGGAGGATGTTGGTCAAATAGAGTTTGGTTTCGATAAAGAAGAACTTGAAATGATGGAGACTTTAATATTTCATTCAGCTTTATTGATGGGTTTTGTATCTGGATTGGTTGCGGGTCAACTGTCAAAAGGAACAATGTACAGTGGAATCAAACACGCATTATTAATGTTATTAATTGGTTACATTATGTTCACATTCATCTTTTAA
- a CDS encoding type II/IV secretion system ATPase subunit, producing the protein MNRFKRWSNGFESLFSENGEDKDDYPKLNEVNDLAKEIGLLKGKIDFDPSLQNLHYNSIRWFEDMDIVDGYWNTTDTYWLDPGFSRCIIYKDVEDMQSQYVVVEPELTEREKELLQIIYKRLKDRILKDEIIGDKKEILHNNLIEVCRRIDQEIDNKSFLKIHYYIKNQVFGFDVIEPLMKDRYLEDISCNGVNIPIYVYHQRHGNLKTNIKIGEEKLEKLVMTIAQRSDRQINFASPTAEATLPDGSRAQLSLGKEVTLRGSTFTIRKFPEEPITPTDLVAWETLSPEILAYLWLLSENGKNIMVVGGTATGKTTTLNAITLFIPTNSKVVTIEDTHEIRLPFENWVPSITKTSQNKDVKEIGMYDLLRSSLRQRPEYIIVGEVRGEEAVSLFQAMSTGHTSFSTLHASSVHRAIRRLENPPISVPKNMIPALDIIMVQSLVKQEDKKYRRVIEIQEIGEYDPEADGIMTNLLYRWDTSRRKFKKMSRPINIKNISEEQGISYGELEEELKIREKIIKKMVEKDIRSYKQVVKTIKKYQKDKEGLLKDLEIKKPTN; encoded by the coding sequence ATGAATAGATTTAAGAGATGGTCAAATGGATTTGAATCACTTTTTTCAGAAAACGGTGAAGATAAAGATGACTACCCTAAACTGAATGAAGTGAACGATTTAGCAAAAGAGATAGGGCTTTTAAAGGGAAAAATTGATTTCGATCCATCTCTTCAAAATCTACATTACAACTCAATTCGTTGGTTTGAAGACATGGATATAGTTGACGGTTATTGGAACACAACCGATACATACTGGCTAGACCCAGGGTTTTCACGATGCATAATATACAAAGACGTAGAGGATATGCAAAGCCAATACGTAGTTGTAGAGCCAGAACTAACAGAAAGAGAAAAAGAACTGCTCCAAATTATATATAAAAGACTTAAAGACCGTATACTGAAAGATGAGATTATCGGAGACAAAAAAGAAATATTACATAACAACCTAATCGAAGTCTGCCGCCGCATAGACCAAGAAATCGATAACAAGAGTTTCTTAAAAATACATTATTACATCAAAAACCAAGTTTTCGGTTTTGACGTAATAGAGCCATTAATGAAAGATAGGTATCTAGAAGATATATCCTGTAACGGTGTAAACATACCGATCTACGTCTACCACCAACGACACGGAAACCTAAAAACCAACATAAAGATAGGTGAGGAAAAACTTGAAAAACTCGTTATGACAATCGCTCAAAGAAGCGATCGACAAATTAATTTCGCAAGCCCAACCGCAGAAGCAACACTCCCCGATGGAAGTCGAGCCCAACTAAGCCTTGGAAAAGAAGTCACATTACGAGGAAGTACATTTACAATAAGAAAATTCCCAGAAGAACCGATAACACCAACAGACCTGGTAGCATGGGAAACACTCTCACCAGAAATACTTGCATACCTATGGCTACTTTCAGAAAACGGTAAAAACATAATGGTAGTCGGTGGAACAGCTACAGGTAAAACAACCACACTAAACGCAATAACACTCTTCATACCAACAAACTCAAAAGTAGTCACAATAGAAGACACACACGAAATAAGACTACCATTCGAAAACTGGGTTCCATCTATAACAAAAACATCACAAAACAAAGACGTCAAAGAAATAGGTATGTACGACCTACTTAGAAGCTCGCTCCGACAACGACCCGAATACATAATCGTAGGAGAAGTAAGGGGAGAAGAAGCCGTATCACTATTCCAAGCAATGTCAACAGGACACACATCATTCTCAACACTACACGCCTCAAGCGTTCATAGAGCCATCAGAAGACTTGAAAACCCCCCAATAAGCGTACCAAAAAACATGATCCCCGCTCTCGACATAATAATGGTCCAATCACTAGTCAAACAAGAAGACAAAAAATATAGAAGAGTAATCGAGATACAAGAAATCGGAGAATACGACCCCGAAGCAGACGGAATCATGACAAACCTACTATACCGATGGGACACCTCAAGAAGAAAGTTCAAAAAAATGTCAAGACCAATAAACATAAAAAACATATCGGAAGAACAAGGAATCTCCTATGGAGAACTAGAAGAAGAACTAAAAATCCGAGAAAAAATAATCAAAAAAATGGTTGAAAAAGACATCCGCAGCTACAAACAAGTCGTCAAAACAATAAAAAAATACCAAAAAGACAAAGAAGGCCTACTAAAAGACCTAGAAATAAAAAAACCAACCAATTAG
- a CDS encoding pyruvate ferredoxin oxidoreductase subunit gamma, whose product MKEIRIHGRGGQGSVTAAELLSESAFEDGLEAQAFPAFGVERRGAPVKAFARIDDEPIRIRSQIYEPSHVIVQDPTLIGTIDVTKGILDGGMIIINTSRNPDQLDLNTQAEVVTIDATKLALDILGKPIMNTALLGAFSGATGIVSIEAMKNRVKARFPGEIGEKNALVMDKAKEKMEE is encoded by the coding sequence ATGAAAGAGATTAGGATACATGGAAGGGGTGGACAAGGCTCCGTTACTGCCGCCGAACTGCTTTCGGAGTCAGCGTTTGAAGACGGATTAGAGGCACAGGCATTTCCAGCTTTCGGTGTGGAAAGACGGGGAGCCCCCGTGAAAGCATTTGCAAGAATAGATGATGAACCAATCAGAATCCGAAGCCAGATCTACGAGCCCTCACACGTCATAGTTCAAGACCCAACACTCATCGGAACAATAGACGTAACTAAGGGAATACTGGATGGTGGAATGATAATAATAAACACATCCAGAAACCCTGACCAACTTGACCTCAACACACAAGCCGAAGTCGTAACTATAGACGCAACAAAACTAGCTCTCGACATACTTGGGAAACCCATCATGAACACAGCGTTACTAGGAGCCTTTTCAGGAGCAACAGGCATAGTAAGCATCGAAGCAATGAAAAACCGAGTTAAAGCAAGGTTCCCAGGAGAAATAGGCGAGAAAAACGCTTTAGTTATGGATAAAGCCAAAGAGAAAATGGAGGAATAA
- a CDS encoding 4Fe-4S dicluster-binding protein, which yields MVDFAGKAEPGTTKKYKTGTWRTYKPILDKEACIGCEKCWEYCPDSCKIETEYDGDIIFDTDLDYCKGCGICAEECPVEAIEMELDEK from the coding sequence ATGGTAGATTTCGCTGGAAAAGCAGAACCAGGAACCACAAAAAAATACAAAACCGGTACCTGGAGAACATACAAACCAATTCTCGATAAAGAAGCCTGCATAGGCTGTGAAAAATGCTGGGAATACTGTCCAGACTCATGCAAAATAGAAACCGAGTACGATGGCGACATAATATTCGATACAGACCTTGACTACTGCAAAGGATGTGGCATATGCGCAGAAGAATGCCCAGTAGAAGCCATCGAAATGGAGTTAGATGAAAAATAA
- the porA gene encoding pyruvate synthase subunit PorA, giving the protein MVERRVMEGSHAVAHAVRLCAPDVVSAYPITPQTHIVEKISQFVADGDLKSEYMRVESEFSAMSASVGSSAAGARTFTATASQGLMLMSEVLYNASGLRLPIVMSVANRAMGAPINIWNDHSDSMGVRDAGWIQLYAEDNQEALDMTIQAYKIAENQDVMLPAMVCMDGFILTHTYEPVSIPKKEEVQEFLPEFDPEVKLDPQNPVTLGTVGFPSDYMEIRHEQYQAMENARDIMPDIFKEFEEKFGRKQHSLIEEYKTEDAEIIIVSLGSIMGTIKEAVDELREDGKQVGAIKIKAFRPFPDQELRDALQNTKAVAVLDKNITLGKKGALYTEMKDTLYQAETQPQMTNYIIGLGGRDIPRQSIKNIVKQTKENLNSPQTREVRFVDLKEEK; this is encoded by the coding sequence ATGGTTGAAAGAAGAGTTATGGAAGGTTCACACGCTGTTGCACACGCAGTAAGATTGTGCGCACCAGACGTAGTATCAGCATACCCAATAACACCACAAACCCACATAGTGGAAAAAATAAGCCAGTTCGTCGCAGACGGCGACCTAAAAAGCGAGTACATGCGTGTTGAAAGCGAGTTCTCCGCAATGAGCGCAAGCGTAGGATCAAGCGCAGCAGGAGCCCGAACATTCACAGCAACAGCAAGCCAAGGACTCATGCTAATGAGCGAAGTCCTCTACAACGCATCCGGACTAAGACTACCAATAGTCATGTCCGTAGCCAACAGAGCAATGGGAGCACCAATAAACATATGGAACGACCACTCCGACAGCATGGGAGTCAGAGACGCAGGCTGGATACAACTATACGCCGAAGACAACCAAGAAGCACTAGACATGACAATACAAGCATACAAAATAGCCGAAAACCAAGACGTAATGCTACCAGCAATGGTATGCATGGACGGATTCATACTAACACACACATACGAACCAGTCTCCATACCAAAAAAAGAAGAAGTACAGGAATTCCTACCCGAATTCGACCCAGAAGTAAAACTAGACCCCCAAAACCCAGTAACACTAGGAACAGTCGGATTCCCATCAGACTACATGGAAATACGACACGAACAATACCAAGCAATGGAAAACGCCAGAGACATAATGCCAGACATATTCAAAGAATTCGAAGAAAAATTCGGACGAAAACAACACAGCCTAATAGAAGAATACAAAACCGAAGACGCCGAAATAATCATAGTCAGCCTTGGATCAATAATGGGAACAATCAAAGAAGCAGTCGACGAACTAAGAGAAGATGGAAAACAAGTCGGAGCAATCAAAATAAAAGCATTCAGACCATTCCCAGACCAAGAACTAAGAGACGCACTACAAAACACCAAAGCAGTAGCAGTACTAGACAAAAACATAACCCTCGGCAAAAAAGGAGCACTATACACAGAAATGAAAGACACATTATACCAAGCCGAAACACAACCCCAAATGACAAACTACATAATCGGCCTTGGAGGAAGAGACATACCAAGACAATCAATCAAAAACATAGTAAAACAAACAAAAGAAAACCTAAACTCCCCACAAACACGAGAAGTCAGGTTTGTAGACCTAAAGGAGGAAAAATAA